A genomic segment from Helicoverpa armigera isolate CAAS_96S chromosome 10, ASM3070526v1, whole genome shotgun sequence encodes:
- the Wupa gene encoding troponin I isoform X1, whose amino-acid sequence MADDEKKRLEEAKKAKQAEIDRKRAEVRKRMEEASKAKKAKKGFMTPERKKKLRLLLRKKAAEELKKEQERKAAERRRIIEERCGKPKNIEDANEDAIRRVCTEYHTRIGQLEDEKFDLEYIVKRKDMEISDLNSQVNDLRGKFVKPTLKKVSKYENKFAKLQKKAAEFNFRNQLKVVKKKEFTLEEEDKEGGAAAKKKPDWSKGKPGDQKVKEEEVEA is encoded by the exons ATGGCGGATGATGAA AAAAAGCGTCTCGAGGAG GCGAAGAAGGCCAAACAGGCCGAAATCGACCGCAAGCGCGCTGAGGTGCGCAAGCGTATGGAGGAGGCCTCCAAAGCCAAGAAGGCGAAGAAGGGTTTCATGACACCTGAGAGGAAGAAGAAGCTCAGG TTGCTGCTGCGTAAGAAAGCCGCCGAGGAACTGAAGAAGGAGCAGGAACGCAAAGCGGCTGAGAGGAGGCGCATCATCGAAGAGAGGTGCGGTAAACCCAAGAACATTGAAGATGCAAACGAAG ATGCGATTAGGAGGGTTTGCACTGAATACCACACCCGCATCGGACAGCTCGAAGACGAAAAGTTCGATCTGGAATACATCGTTAAAAGAAAAGATATGGAG ATCTCGGACCTGAACTCTCAAGTCAACGACCTCAGAGGCAAATT CGTCAAACCCACACTAAAGAAGGTGTCCAAATACGAGAACAAATTCGCCAAGCTCCAGAAGAAGGCCGCTGAATTCAACTTCCGTAACCAGTTGAAGGTCGTCAAAAAGAAGGAGTTCACCCTTGAAGAAGAAGACAAAGAG GGTGGCGCTGCAGCCAAG AAAAAACCAGACTGGTCCAAGGGCAAGCCAGGAGATCAGAAGGTAAAAGAGGAAGAGGTTGAGGCATGA
- the Wupa gene encoding troponin I isoform X11 → MADDEAKKAKQAEIDRKRAEVRKRMEEASKAKKAKKGFMTPERKKKLRLLLRKKAAEELKKEQERKAAERRRIIEERCGKPKNIEDANEAELQTICQMYWHRIYNLEGDKYELERAIEIRKMEISDLNSQVNDLRGKFVKPTLKKVSKYENKFAKLQKKAAEFNFRNQLKVVKKKEFTLEEEDKEKKPDWSKGKPGDQKVKEEEVEA, encoded by the exons ATGGCGGATGATGAA GCGAAGAAGGCCAAACAGGCCGAAATCGACCGCAAGCGCGCTGAGGTGCGCAAGCGTATGGAGGAGGCCTCCAAAGCCAAGAAGGCGAAGAAGGGTTTCATGACACCTGAGAGGAAGAAGAAGCTCAGG TTGCTGCTGCGTAAGAAAGCCGCCGAGGAACTGAAGAAGGAGCAGGAACGCAAAGCGGCTGAGAGGAGGCGCATCATCGAAGAGAGGTGCGGTAAACCCAAGAACATTGAAGATGCAAACGAAG CGGAACTCCAGACGATATGTCAAATGTACTGGCACAGAATATACAACCTTGAGGGGGATAAATATGAACTAGAACGAGCGATCGAAATTAGGAAAATGGAG ATCTCGGACCTGAACTCTCAAGTCAACGACCTCAGAGGCAAATT CGTCAAACCCACACTAAAGAAGGTGTCCAAATACGAGAACAAATTCGCCAAGCTCCAGAAGAAGGCCGCTGAATTCAACTTCCGTAACCAGTTGAAGGTCGTCAAAAAGAAGGAGTTCACCCTTGAAGAAGAAGACAAAGAG AAAAAACCAGACTGGTCCAAGGGCAAGCCAGGAGATCAGAAGGTAAAAGAGGAAGAGGTTGAGGCATGA
- the Wupa gene encoding troponin I isoform X9: MADDEAKKAKQAEIDRKRAEVRKRMEEASKAKKAKKGFMTPERKKKLRLLLRKKAAEELKKEQERKAAERRRIIEERCGKPKNIEDANEDAIRRVCTEYHTRIGQLEDEKFDLEYIVKRKDMEISDLNSQVNDLRGKFVKPTLKKVSKYENKFAKLQKKAAEFNFRNQLKVVKKKEFTLEEEDKEKKPDWSKGKPGDQKVKEEEVEA, encoded by the exons ATGGCGGATGATGAA GCGAAGAAGGCCAAACAGGCCGAAATCGACCGCAAGCGCGCTGAGGTGCGCAAGCGTATGGAGGAGGCCTCCAAAGCCAAGAAGGCGAAGAAGGGTTTCATGACACCTGAGAGGAAGAAGAAGCTCAGG TTGCTGCTGCGTAAGAAAGCCGCCGAGGAACTGAAGAAGGAGCAGGAACGCAAAGCGGCTGAGAGGAGGCGCATCATCGAAGAGAGGTGCGGTAAACCCAAGAACATTGAAGATGCAAACGAAG ATGCGATTAGGAGGGTTTGCACTGAATACCACACCCGCATCGGACAGCTCGAAGACGAAAAGTTCGATCTGGAATACATCGTTAAAAGAAAAGATATGGAG ATCTCGGACCTGAACTCTCAAGTCAACGACCTCAGAGGCAAATT CGTCAAACCCACACTAAAGAAGGTGTCCAAATACGAGAACAAATTCGCCAAGCTCCAGAAGAAGGCCGCTGAATTCAACTTCCGTAACCAGTTGAAGGTCGTCAAAAAGAAGGAGTTCACCCTTGAAGAAGAAGACAAAGAG AAAAAACCAGACTGGTCCAAGGGCAAGCCAGGAGATCAGAAGGTAAAAGAGGAAGAGGTTGAGGCATGA
- the Wupa gene encoding troponin I isoform X7, with amino-acid sequence MADDEAKKAKQAEIDRKRAEVRKRMEEASKAKKAKKGFMTPERKKKLRLLLRKKAAEELKKEQERKAAERRRIIEERCGKPKNIEDANEAELQTICQMYWHRIYNLEGDKYELERAIEIRKMEISDLNSQVNDLRGKFVKPTLKKVSKYENKFAKLQKKAAEFNFRNQLKVVKKKEFTLEEEDKEGGAAAKKKPDWSKGKPGDQKVKEEEVEA; translated from the exons ATGGCGGATGATGAA GCGAAGAAGGCCAAACAGGCCGAAATCGACCGCAAGCGCGCTGAGGTGCGCAAGCGTATGGAGGAGGCCTCCAAAGCCAAGAAGGCGAAGAAGGGTTTCATGACACCTGAGAGGAAGAAGAAGCTCAGG TTGCTGCTGCGTAAGAAAGCCGCCGAGGAACTGAAGAAGGAGCAGGAACGCAAAGCGGCTGAGAGGAGGCGCATCATCGAAGAGAGGTGCGGTAAACCCAAGAACATTGAAGATGCAAACGAAG CGGAACTCCAGACGATATGTCAAATGTACTGGCACAGAATATACAACCTTGAGGGGGATAAATATGAACTAGAACGAGCGATCGAAATTAGGAAAATGGAG ATCTCGGACCTGAACTCTCAAGTCAACGACCTCAGAGGCAAATT CGTCAAACCCACACTAAAGAAGGTGTCCAAATACGAGAACAAATTCGCCAAGCTCCAGAAGAAGGCCGCTGAATTCAACTTCCGTAACCAGTTGAAGGTCGTCAAAAAGAAGGAGTTCACCCTTGAAGAAGAAGACAAAGAG GGTGGCGCTGCAGCCAAG AAAAAACCAGACTGGTCCAAGGGCAAGCCAGGAGATCAGAAGGTAAAAGAGGAAGAGGTTGAGGCATGA
- the Wupa gene encoding troponin I isoform X10: protein MADDEAKKAKQAEIDRKRAEVRKRMEEASKAKKAKKGFMTPERKKKLRLLLRKKAAEELKKEQERKAAERRRIIEERCGKPKNIEDANEAMLKRIIQEYYDRMYVCEGQKWDLEHEVRKRDYEISDLNSQVNDLRGKFVKPTLKKVSKYENKFAKLQKKAAEFNFRNQLKVVKKKEFTLEEEDKEKKPDWSKGKPGDQKVKEEEVEA from the exons ATGGCGGATGATGAA GCGAAGAAGGCCAAACAGGCCGAAATCGACCGCAAGCGCGCTGAGGTGCGCAAGCGTATGGAGGAGGCCTCCAAAGCCAAGAAGGCGAAGAAGGGTTTCATGACACCTGAGAGGAAGAAGAAGCTCAGG TTGCTGCTGCGTAAGAAAGCCGCCGAGGAACTGAAGAAGGAGCAGGAACGCAAAGCGGCTGAGAGGAGGCGCATCATCGAAGAGAGGTGCGGTAAACCCAAGAACATTGAAGATGCAAACGAAG CAATGCTCAAGAGAATAATACAGGAGTATTATGACCGCATGTATGTGTGTGAGGGCCAGAAGTGGGATTTGGAACATGAAGTCAGGAAAAGAGATTATGAG ATCTCGGACCTGAACTCTCAAGTCAACGACCTCAGAGGCAAATT CGTCAAACCCACACTAAAGAAGGTGTCCAAATACGAGAACAAATTCGCCAAGCTCCAGAAGAAGGCCGCTGAATTCAACTTCCGTAACCAGTTGAAGGTCGTCAAAAAGAAGGAGTTCACCCTTGAAGAAGAAGACAAAGAG AAAAAACCAGACTGGTCCAAGGGCAAGCCAGGAGATCAGAAGGTAAAAGAGGAAGAGGTTGAGGCATGA
- the Wupa gene encoding troponin I isoform X2, with translation MADDEKKRLEEAKKAKQAEIDRKRAEVRKRMEEASKAKKAKKGFMTPERKKKLRLLLRKKAAEELKKEQERKAAERRRIIEERCGKPKNIEDANEAMLKRIIQEYYDRMYVCEGQKWDLEHEVRKRDYEISDLNSQVNDLRGKFVKPTLKKVSKYENKFAKLQKKAAEFNFRNQLKVVKKKEFTLEEEDKEGGAAAKKKPDWSKGKPGDQKVKEEEVEA, from the exons ATGGCGGATGATGAA AAAAAGCGTCTCGAGGAG GCGAAGAAGGCCAAACAGGCCGAAATCGACCGCAAGCGCGCTGAGGTGCGCAAGCGTATGGAGGAGGCCTCCAAAGCCAAGAAGGCGAAGAAGGGTTTCATGACACCTGAGAGGAAGAAGAAGCTCAGG TTGCTGCTGCGTAAGAAAGCCGCCGAGGAACTGAAGAAGGAGCAGGAACGCAAAGCGGCTGAGAGGAGGCGCATCATCGAAGAGAGGTGCGGTAAACCCAAGAACATTGAAGATGCAAACGAAG CAATGCTCAAGAGAATAATACAGGAGTATTATGACCGCATGTATGTGTGTGAGGGCCAGAAGTGGGATTTGGAACATGAAGTCAGGAAAAGAGATTATGAG ATCTCGGACCTGAACTCTCAAGTCAACGACCTCAGAGGCAAATT CGTCAAACCCACACTAAAGAAGGTGTCCAAATACGAGAACAAATTCGCCAAGCTCCAGAAGAAGGCCGCTGAATTCAACTTCCGTAACCAGTTGAAGGTCGTCAAAAAGAAGGAGTTCACCCTTGAAGAAGAAGACAAAGAG GGTGGCGCTGCAGCCAAG AAAAAACCAGACTGGTCCAAGGGCAAGCCAGGAGATCAGAAGGTAAAAGAGGAAGAGGTTGAGGCATGA
- the Wupa gene encoding troponin I isoform X6, which translates to MADDEKKRLEEAKKAKQAEIDRKRAEVRKRMEEASKAKKAKKGFMTPERKKKLRLLLRKKAAEELKKEQERKAAERRRIIEERCGKPKNIEDANEDAIRRVCTEYHTRIGQLEDEKFDLEYIVKRKDMEISDLNSQVNDLRGKFVKPTLKKVSKYENKFAKLQKKAAEFNFRNQLKVVKKKEFTLEEEDKEKKPDWSKGKPGDQKVKEEEVEA; encoded by the exons ATGGCGGATGATGAA AAAAAGCGTCTCGAGGAG GCGAAGAAGGCCAAACAGGCCGAAATCGACCGCAAGCGCGCTGAGGTGCGCAAGCGTATGGAGGAGGCCTCCAAAGCCAAGAAGGCGAAGAAGGGTTTCATGACACCTGAGAGGAAGAAGAAGCTCAGG TTGCTGCTGCGTAAGAAAGCCGCCGAGGAACTGAAGAAGGAGCAGGAACGCAAAGCGGCTGAGAGGAGGCGCATCATCGAAGAGAGGTGCGGTAAACCCAAGAACATTGAAGATGCAAACGAAG ATGCGATTAGGAGGGTTTGCACTGAATACCACACCCGCATCGGACAGCTCGAAGACGAAAAGTTCGATCTGGAATACATCGTTAAAAGAAAAGATATGGAG ATCTCGGACCTGAACTCTCAAGTCAACGACCTCAGAGGCAAATT CGTCAAACCCACACTAAAGAAGGTGTCCAAATACGAGAACAAATTCGCCAAGCTCCAGAAGAAGGCCGCTGAATTCAACTTCCGTAACCAGTTGAAGGTCGTCAAAAAGAAGGAGTTCACCCTTGAAGAAGAAGACAAAGAG AAAAAACCAGACTGGTCCAAGGGCAAGCCAGGAGATCAGAAGGTAAAAGAGGAAGAGGTTGAGGCATGA
- the Wupa gene encoding troponin I isoform X3 → MADDEKKRLEEAKKAKQAEIDRKRAEVRKRMEEASKAKKAKKGFMTPERKKKLRLLLRKKAAEELKKEQERKAAERRRIIEERCGKPKNIEDANEAALTSIITGYHQRIAKLEEEKYDHEMEVARRALEISDLNSQVNDLRGKFVKPTLKKVSKYENKFAKLQKKAAEFNFRNQLKVVKKKEFTLEEEDKEGGAAAKKKPDWSKGKPGDQKVKEEEVEA, encoded by the exons ATGGCGGATGATGAA AAAAAGCGTCTCGAGGAG GCGAAGAAGGCCAAACAGGCCGAAATCGACCGCAAGCGCGCTGAGGTGCGCAAGCGTATGGAGGAGGCCTCCAAAGCCAAGAAGGCGAAGAAGGGTTTCATGACACCTGAGAGGAAGAAGAAGCTCAGG TTGCTGCTGCGTAAGAAAGCCGCCGAGGAACTGAAGAAGGAGCAGGAACGCAAAGCGGCTGAGAGGAGGCGCATCATCGAAGAGAGGTGCGGTAAACCCAAGAACATTGAAGATGCAAACGAAG CGGCTCTCACGAGCATCATAACCGGTTACCATCAGCGTATCGCCAAGCTTGAAGAGGAGAAGTACGATCACGAGATGGAAGTGGCCCGCAGAGCGCTCGAG ATCTCGGACCTGAACTCTCAAGTCAACGACCTCAGAGGCAAATT CGTCAAACCCACACTAAAGAAGGTGTCCAAATACGAGAACAAATTCGCCAAGCTCCAGAAGAAGGCCGCTGAATTCAACTTCCGTAACCAGTTGAAGGTCGTCAAAAAGAAGGAGTTCACCCTTGAAGAAGAAGACAAAGAG GGTGGCGCTGCAGCCAAG AAAAAACCAGACTGGTCCAAGGGCAAGCCAGGAGATCAGAAGGTAAAAGAGGAAGAGGTTGAGGCATGA
- the Wupa gene encoding troponin I isoform X4, whose amino-acid sequence MADDEKKRLEEAKKAKQAEIDRKRAEVRKRMEEASKAKKAKKGFMTPERKKKLRLLLRKKAAEELKKEQERKAAERRRIIEERCGKPKNIEDANEAELQTICQMYWHRIYNLEGDKYELERAIEIRKMEISDLNSQVNDLRGKFVKPTLKKVSKYENKFAKLQKKAAEFNFRNQLKVVKKKEFTLEEEDKEGGAAAKKKPDWSKGKPGDQKVKEEEVEA is encoded by the exons ATGGCGGATGATGAA AAAAAGCGTCTCGAGGAG GCGAAGAAGGCCAAACAGGCCGAAATCGACCGCAAGCGCGCTGAGGTGCGCAAGCGTATGGAGGAGGCCTCCAAAGCCAAGAAGGCGAAGAAGGGTTTCATGACACCTGAGAGGAAGAAGAAGCTCAGG TTGCTGCTGCGTAAGAAAGCCGCCGAGGAACTGAAGAAGGAGCAGGAACGCAAAGCGGCTGAGAGGAGGCGCATCATCGAAGAGAGGTGCGGTAAACCCAAGAACATTGAAGATGCAAACGAAG CGGAACTCCAGACGATATGTCAAATGTACTGGCACAGAATATACAACCTTGAGGGGGATAAATATGAACTAGAACGAGCGATCGAAATTAGGAAAATGGAG ATCTCGGACCTGAACTCTCAAGTCAACGACCTCAGAGGCAAATT CGTCAAACCCACACTAAAGAAGGTGTCCAAATACGAGAACAAATTCGCCAAGCTCCAGAAGAAGGCCGCTGAATTCAACTTCCGTAACCAGTTGAAGGTCGTCAAAAAGAAGGAGTTCACCCTTGAAGAAGAAGACAAAGAG GGTGGCGCTGCAGCCAAG AAAAAACCAGACTGGTCCAAGGGCAAGCCAGGAGATCAGAAGGTAAAAGAGGAAGAGGTTGAGGCATGA
- the Wupa gene encoding troponin I isoform X5: MADDEAKKAKQAEIDRKRAEVRKRMEEASKAKKAKKGFMTPERKKKLRLLLRKKAAEELKKEQERKAAERRRIIEERCGKPKNIEDANEDAIRRVCTEYHTRIGQLEDEKFDLEYIVKRKDMEISDLNSQVNDLRGKFVKPTLKKVSKYENKFAKLQKKAAEFNFRNQLKVVKKKEFTLEEEDKEGGAAAKKKPDWSKGKPGDQKVKEEEVEA; encoded by the exons ATGGCGGATGATGAA GCGAAGAAGGCCAAACAGGCCGAAATCGACCGCAAGCGCGCTGAGGTGCGCAAGCGTATGGAGGAGGCCTCCAAAGCCAAGAAGGCGAAGAAGGGTTTCATGACACCTGAGAGGAAGAAGAAGCTCAGG TTGCTGCTGCGTAAGAAAGCCGCCGAGGAACTGAAGAAGGAGCAGGAACGCAAAGCGGCTGAGAGGAGGCGCATCATCGAAGAGAGGTGCGGTAAACCCAAGAACATTGAAGATGCAAACGAAG ATGCGATTAGGAGGGTTTGCACTGAATACCACACCCGCATCGGACAGCTCGAAGACGAAAAGTTCGATCTGGAATACATCGTTAAAAGAAAAGATATGGAG ATCTCGGACCTGAACTCTCAAGTCAACGACCTCAGAGGCAAATT CGTCAAACCCACACTAAAGAAGGTGTCCAAATACGAGAACAAATTCGCCAAGCTCCAGAAGAAGGCCGCTGAATTCAACTTCCGTAACCAGTTGAAGGTCGTCAAAAAGAAGGAGTTCACCCTTGAAGAAGAAGACAAAGAG GGTGGCGCTGCAGCCAAG AAAAAACCAGACTGGTCCAAGGGCAAGCCAGGAGATCAGAAGGTAAAAGAGGAAGAGGTTGAGGCATGA
- the Wupa gene encoding troponin I isoform X8: MADDEKKRLEEAKKAKQAEIDRKRAEVRKRMEEASKAKKAKKGFMTPERKKKLRLLLRKKAAEELKKEQERKAAERRRIIEERCGKPKNIEDANEAMLKRIIQEYYDRMYVCEGQKWDLEHEVRKRDYEISDLNSQVNDLRGKFVKPTLKKVSKYENKFAKLQKKAAEFNFRNQLKVVKKKEFTLEEEDKEKKPDWSKGKPGDQKVKEEEVEA; encoded by the exons ATGGCGGATGATGAA AAAAAGCGTCTCGAGGAG GCGAAGAAGGCCAAACAGGCCGAAATCGACCGCAAGCGCGCTGAGGTGCGCAAGCGTATGGAGGAGGCCTCCAAAGCCAAGAAGGCGAAGAAGGGTTTCATGACACCTGAGAGGAAGAAGAAGCTCAGG TTGCTGCTGCGTAAGAAAGCCGCCGAGGAACTGAAGAAGGAGCAGGAACGCAAAGCGGCTGAGAGGAGGCGCATCATCGAAGAGAGGTGCGGTAAACCCAAGAACATTGAAGATGCAAACGAAG CAATGCTCAAGAGAATAATACAGGAGTATTATGACCGCATGTATGTGTGTGAGGGCCAGAAGTGGGATTTGGAACATGAAGTCAGGAAAAGAGATTATGAG ATCTCGGACCTGAACTCTCAAGTCAACGACCTCAGAGGCAAATT CGTCAAACCCACACTAAAGAAGGTGTCCAAATACGAGAACAAATTCGCCAAGCTCCAGAAGAAGGCCGCTGAATTCAACTTCCGTAACCAGTTGAAGGTCGTCAAAAAGAAGGAGTTCACCCTTGAAGAAGAAGACAAAGAG AAAAAACCAGACTGGTCCAAGGGCAAGCCAGGAGATCAGAAGGTAAAAGAGGAAGAGGTTGAGGCATGA
- the Wupa gene encoding troponin I isoform X12, giving the protein MADDEKKRLEEAKKAKQAEIDRKRAEVRKRMEEASKAKKAKKGFMTPERKKKLRLLLRKKAAEELKKEQERKAAERRRIIEERCGKPKNIEDANEDAIRRVCTEYHTRIGQLEDEKFDLEYIVKRKDMEISDLNSQVNDLRGKFVKPTLKKVSKYENKFAKLQKKAAEFNFRNQLKVVKKKEFTLEEEDKEAKKAEKADWAIGKK; this is encoded by the exons ATGGCGGATGATGAA AAAAAGCGTCTCGAGGAG GCGAAGAAGGCCAAACAGGCCGAAATCGACCGCAAGCGCGCTGAGGTGCGCAAGCGTATGGAGGAGGCCTCCAAAGCCAAGAAGGCGAAGAAGGGTTTCATGACACCTGAGAGGAAGAAGAAGCTCAGG TTGCTGCTGCGTAAGAAAGCCGCCGAGGAACTGAAGAAGGAGCAGGAACGCAAAGCGGCTGAGAGGAGGCGCATCATCGAAGAGAGGTGCGGTAAACCCAAGAACATTGAAGATGCAAACGAAG ATGCGATTAGGAGGGTTTGCACTGAATACCACACCCGCATCGGACAGCTCGAAGACGAAAAGTTCGATCTGGAATACATCGTTAAAAGAAAAGATATGGAG ATCTCGGACCTGAACTCTCAAGTCAACGACCTCAGAGGCAAATT CGTCAAACCCACACTAAAGAAGGTGTCCAAATACGAGAACAAATTCGCCAAGCTCCAGAAGAAGGCCGCTGAATTCAACTTCCGTAACCAGTTGAAGGTCGTCAAAAAGAAGGAGTTCACCCTTGAAGAAGAAGACAAAGAG GCCAAGAAAGCGGAGAAAGCTGATTGGGCTATTGGAAAGAAGTAG
- the Wupa gene encoding troponin I isoform X16 — MADDEAKKAKQAEIDRKRAEVRKRMEEASKAKKAKKGFMTPERKKKLRLLLRKKAAEELKKEQERKAAERRRIIEERCGKPKNIEDANEAMLKRIIQEYYDRMYVCEGQKWDLEHEVRKRDYEISDLNSQVNDLRGKFVKPTLKKVSKYENKFAKLQKKAAEFNFRNQLKVVKKKEFTLEEEDKEAKKAEKADWAIGKK; from the exons ATGGCGGATGATGAA GCGAAGAAGGCCAAACAGGCCGAAATCGACCGCAAGCGCGCTGAGGTGCGCAAGCGTATGGAGGAGGCCTCCAAAGCCAAGAAGGCGAAGAAGGGTTTCATGACACCTGAGAGGAAGAAGAAGCTCAGG TTGCTGCTGCGTAAGAAAGCCGCCGAGGAACTGAAGAAGGAGCAGGAACGCAAAGCGGCTGAGAGGAGGCGCATCATCGAAGAGAGGTGCGGTAAACCCAAGAACATTGAAGATGCAAACGAAG CAATGCTCAAGAGAATAATACAGGAGTATTATGACCGCATGTATGTGTGTGAGGGCCAGAAGTGGGATTTGGAACATGAAGTCAGGAAAAGAGATTATGAG ATCTCGGACCTGAACTCTCAAGTCAACGACCTCAGAGGCAAATT CGTCAAACCCACACTAAAGAAGGTGTCCAAATACGAGAACAAATTCGCCAAGCTCCAGAAGAAGGCCGCTGAATTCAACTTCCGTAACCAGTTGAAGGTCGTCAAAAAGAAGGAGTTCACCCTTGAAGAAGAAGACAAAGAG GCCAAGAAAGCGGAGAAAGCTGATTGGGCTATTGGAAAGAAGTAG
- the Wupa gene encoding troponin I isoform X17, which produces MADDEAKKAKQAEIDRKRAEVRKRMEEASKAKKAKKGFMTPERKKKLRLLLRKKAAEELKKEQERKAAERRRIIEERCGKPKNIEDANEAELQTICQMYWHRIYNLEGDKYELERAIEIRKMEISDLNSQVNDLRGKFVKPTLKKVSKYENKFAKLQKKAAEFNFRNQLKVVKKKEFTLEEEDKEAKKAEKADWAIGKK; this is translated from the exons ATGGCGGATGATGAA GCGAAGAAGGCCAAACAGGCCGAAATCGACCGCAAGCGCGCTGAGGTGCGCAAGCGTATGGAGGAGGCCTCCAAAGCCAAGAAGGCGAAGAAGGGTTTCATGACACCTGAGAGGAAGAAGAAGCTCAGG TTGCTGCTGCGTAAGAAAGCCGCCGAGGAACTGAAGAAGGAGCAGGAACGCAAAGCGGCTGAGAGGAGGCGCATCATCGAAGAGAGGTGCGGTAAACCCAAGAACATTGAAGATGCAAACGAAG CGGAACTCCAGACGATATGTCAAATGTACTGGCACAGAATATACAACCTTGAGGGGGATAAATATGAACTAGAACGAGCGATCGAAATTAGGAAAATGGAG ATCTCGGACCTGAACTCTCAAGTCAACGACCTCAGAGGCAAATT CGTCAAACCCACACTAAAGAAGGTGTCCAAATACGAGAACAAATTCGCCAAGCTCCAGAAGAAGGCCGCTGAATTCAACTTCCGTAACCAGTTGAAGGTCGTCAAAAAGAAGGAGTTCACCCTTGAAGAAGAAGACAAAGAG GCCAAGAAAGCGGAGAAAGCTGATTGGGCTATTGGAAAGAAGTAG
- the Wupa gene encoding troponin I isoform X14, translating into MADDEKKRLEEAKKAKQAEIDRKRAEVRKRMEEASKAKKAKKGFMTPERKKKLRLLLRKKAAEELKKEQERKAAERRRIIEERCGKPKNIEDANEAELQTICQMYWHRIYNLEGDKYELERAIEIRKMEISDLNSQVNDLRGKFVKPTLKKVSKYENKFAKLQKKAAEFNFRNQLKVVKKKEFTLEEEDKEAKKAEKADWAIGKK; encoded by the exons ATGGCGGATGATGAA AAAAAGCGTCTCGAGGAG GCGAAGAAGGCCAAACAGGCCGAAATCGACCGCAAGCGCGCTGAGGTGCGCAAGCGTATGGAGGAGGCCTCCAAAGCCAAGAAGGCGAAGAAGGGTTTCATGACACCTGAGAGGAAGAAGAAGCTCAGG TTGCTGCTGCGTAAGAAAGCCGCCGAGGAACTGAAGAAGGAGCAGGAACGCAAAGCGGCTGAGAGGAGGCGCATCATCGAAGAGAGGTGCGGTAAACCCAAGAACATTGAAGATGCAAACGAAG CGGAACTCCAGACGATATGTCAAATGTACTGGCACAGAATATACAACCTTGAGGGGGATAAATATGAACTAGAACGAGCGATCGAAATTAGGAAAATGGAG ATCTCGGACCTGAACTCTCAAGTCAACGACCTCAGAGGCAAATT CGTCAAACCCACACTAAAGAAGGTGTCCAAATACGAGAACAAATTCGCCAAGCTCCAGAAGAAGGCCGCTGAATTCAACTTCCGTAACCAGTTGAAGGTCGTCAAAAAGAAGGAGTTCACCCTTGAAGAAGAAGACAAAGAG GCCAAGAAAGCGGAGAAAGCTGATTGGGCTATTGGAAAGAAGTAG
- the Wupa gene encoding troponin I isoform X13, which translates to MADDEKKRLEEAKKAKQAEIDRKRAEVRKRMEEASKAKKAKKGFMTPERKKKLRLLLRKKAAEELKKEQERKAAERRRIIEERCGKPKNIEDANEAMLKRIIQEYYDRMYVCEGQKWDLEHEVRKRDYEISDLNSQVNDLRGKFVKPTLKKVSKYENKFAKLQKKAAEFNFRNQLKVVKKKEFTLEEEDKEAKKAEKADWAIGKK; encoded by the exons ATGGCGGATGATGAA AAAAAGCGTCTCGAGGAG GCGAAGAAGGCCAAACAGGCCGAAATCGACCGCAAGCGCGCTGAGGTGCGCAAGCGTATGGAGGAGGCCTCCAAAGCCAAGAAGGCGAAGAAGGGTTTCATGACACCTGAGAGGAAGAAGAAGCTCAGG TTGCTGCTGCGTAAGAAAGCCGCCGAGGAACTGAAGAAGGAGCAGGAACGCAAAGCGGCTGAGAGGAGGCGCATCATCGAAGAGAGGTGCGGTAAACCCAAGAACATTGAAGATGCAAACGAAG CAATGCTCAAGAGAATAATACAGGAGTATTATGACCGCATGTATGTGTGTGAGGGCCAGAAGTGGGATTTGGAACATGAAGTCAGGAAAAGAGATTATGAG ATCTCGGACCTGAACTCTCAAGTCAACGACCTCAGAGGCAAATT CGTCAAACCCACACTAAAGAAGGTGTCCAAATACGAGAACAAATTCGCCAAGCTCCAGAAGAAGGCCGCTGAATTCAACTTCCGTAACCAGTTGAAGGTCGTCAAAAAGAAGGAGTTCACCCTTGAAGAAGAAGACAAAGAG GCCAAGAAAGCGGAGAAAGCTGATTGGGCTATTGGAAAGAAGTAG